A single Primulina eburnea isolate SZY01 chromosome 11, ASM2296580v1, whole genome shotgun sequence DNA region contains:
- the LOC140805303 gene encoding LIM domain-containing protein WLIM1-like isoform X2, whose product MSGCNHSFSISDPCFSGLAFECLSNYCSYEGVLYCKPHYDQLFKMTGSLDKSFEGGPKTARVDRSSEQGVTKNSKVSSLFAGTQDKCVSCDKKVYPLEKVAVDGSSYHRPCFKCSHGGCVISPSNYVAHEHQLYCRHHHTQLFKQKGNFSGLSKQEHLKGENGTA is encoded by the exons ATGTCAGGTTGCAATCATTCGTTCTCTATATCTGATCCATGTTTCAGTGGACTTGCTTTTGAATGT TTAAGTAATTACTGTTCCTATGAAGGAGTTTTATACTGCAAACCTCACTATGATCAACTTTTCAAGATGACTGGAAGCTTGGATAAAAGTTTCGAAG GAGGCCCAAAAACTGCAAGAGTCGATAGATCTTCAGAGCAAGGAGTTACAAAGAACAGCAAAGTTTCAAGCTTGTTTGCAGGAACTCAAGATAAATGTGTTTCTTGCGACAAGAAAGTCTACCCTCTTGAAAAG GTAGCGGTTGATGGAAGTTCGTATCATAGGCCTTGTTTCAAGTGCAGCCACGGTGGCTGTGTGATAAGTCCATCAAATTACGTTGCACATGAACATCAGCTCTACTGTAGGCATCACCACACTCAACTTTTCAAGCAAAAAGGCAACTTTAGCGGATTATCGAAACAAGAACATTTGAAAGGGGAGAATGGAACAGCTTGA
- the LOC140805303 gene encoding LIM domain-containing protein WLIM1-like isoform X1, giving the protein MTTFAGTTQKCKSCEKTVYLMDQLTADSRVYHKACFRCHHCKGTLKLSNYCSYEGVLYCKPHYDQLFKMTGSLDKSFEGGPKTARVDRSSEQGVTKNSKVSSLFAGTQDKCVSCDKKVYPLEKVAVDGSSYHRPCFKCSHGGCVISPSNYVAHEHQLYCRHHHTQLFKQKGNFSGLSKQEHLKGENGTA; this is encoded by the exons ATGACTACTTTCGCAGGGACTACGCAGAAATGTAAATCCTGCGAAAAGACTGTGTATTTGATGGATCAACTCACTGCGGATAGCAGGGTCTATCACAAGGCTTGCTTCAGATGCCATCATTGCAAGGGAACCCTCAAG TTAAGTAATTACTGTTCCTATGAAGGAGTTTTATACTGCAAACCTCACTATGATCAACTTTTCAAGATGACTGGAAGCTTGGATAAAAGTTTCGAAG GAGGCCCAAAAACTGCAAGAGTCGATAGATCTTCAGAGCAAGGAGTTACAAAGAACAGCAAAGTTTCAAGCTTGTTTGCAGGAACTCAAGATAAATGTGTTTCTTGCGACAAGAAAGTCTACCCTCTTGAAAAG GTAGCGGTTGATGGAAGTTCGTATCATAGGCCTTGTTTCAAGTGCAGCCACGGTGGCTGTGTGATAAGTCCATCAAATTACGTTGCACATGAACATCAGCTCTACTGTAGGCATCACCACACTCAACTTTTCAAGCAAAAAGGCAACTTTAGCGGATTATCGAAACAAGAACATTTGAAAGGGGAGAATGGAACAGCTTGA